From Nomascus leucogenys isolate Asia unplaced genomic scaffold, Asia_NLE_v1 001075F_56102_qpd_obj, whole genome shotgun sequence, the proteins below share one genomic window:
- the LOC100587471 gene encoding coiled-coil domain-containing protein 190 — protein sequence MVKTLDLETIKKMKRHMVRGQLYKHFDLERKNAKQAEARLDQRLQRLEDICLYHVKLLTWEQRQLQKELQRLQQEAMKKKFSSYLGNGIQKRPEDVLMFSPQGGQKHRAPQAKKMRALATRMTQVTYKSKSQVPPSHDAGLKDPMKSKKQLLSQNNRTACFIKEQPQAQEKDSVNPPKDVDSSKGISVPCQNQEVSTNTIEQGPSSSPASDSGMACADETRSKDVALKPDGNTGKQIPPNHMECAGSFKGEFTKPTFLELLSKAGNAHYLRHRIPPESERLLSIGEIFGHGESSSSRAGKECENRVPSKFLPL from the exons ACCATAAAGAAGATGAAGAGGCACATGGTCAGAGGACAATTGTATAAGCATTTTGATTTGGAGAGGAAGAATGCCAAGCAGGCTGAAGCCAGACTGGACCAAAGGCTGCAGAGACTGGAGGATATCTGTCTCTACCATGTGAAATTGCTGACCTGGGAGCAGAGGCAGCTCCAAAAAGAactgcagaggttgcagcaag AAGCCATGAAGAAAAAGTTCTCCTCTTATTTGGGGAATGGAATTCAGAAGAGACCAGAAGATGTTCTCATGTTCTCACCACAGGGAGGGCAGAAGCACAGAGCCCCACAGGCTAAGAAAATGAG AGCATTGGCAACACGTATGACCCAAGTCACATACAAAAGCAAGTCCCAGGTGCCTCCTTCacatgatgctggcctcaaagaCCCCATGAAGAGCAAAAAGCAGCTACTCTCTCAAAATAACAGAACTGCCTGCTTCATAAAAGAGCAACCACAAGCGCaagagaaagattctgtgaatCCACCGAAGGACGTAGACTCCAGCAAAGGCATCTCTGTTCCGTGCCAAAATCAAGAGGTTTCCACCAACACCATAGAACAAGGTCCTAGTTCCAGCCCAGCTAGTGATAGTGGAATGGCTTGTGCTGATGAGACCAGATCAAAAGATGTTGCTCTAAAGCCAGATGGTAACACTGGAAAACAAATTCCCCCAAATCACATGGAATGTGCAGGAAGCTTCAAAGGCGAGTTCACAAAGCCAACCTTCTTAGAGTTGCTTTCAAAGGCCGGAAATGCCCATTATCTCCGGCACAGGATCCCCCCTGAGTCTGAGAGATTGCTTAGCATTGGGGAGATATTTGGGCATGGGGAATCCTCATCGTCCAGGGCAGGAAAGGAGTGTGAAAACAGGGTGCCTTCTAAGTTTCTTCCTCTCTAA